In Verrucomicrobia bacterium CG1_02_43_26, a genomic segment contains:
- a CDS encoding cytochrome C biogenesis protein, with product MTEIFIGFASALWLGILTSISPCPLASNVAAISFLSKKITHPVLVFISGLAYTLGRMVSYAVLGWIIISSLLSVPQVAQFLQKYMGKALGPLLIITGLILLEIITIRLPGVSLSQRHQSKLAESGAPGAFLLGFIFALAFCPISAALYFGSLIPLAIKSKAGTLLPFIYGVGTGLPVLLFAIAIALGVTSMSHWFHKITRFEHYTRRITGGIFVLVGLYYTGVYILKLF from the coding sequence ATGACAGAGATATTTATAGGATTTGCATCAGCGTTATGGCTAGGGATCTTGACATCCATTAGCCCATGTCCTTTGGCCAGTAACGTGGCTGCAATTTCTTTTCTGTCTAAGAAAATAACTCATCCTGTGCTTGTGTTTATTTCAGGATTGGCGTACACGCTAGGCAGGATGGTCTCATATGCTGTTCTGGGATGGATTATCATCAGTTCTCTTTTAAGCGTTCCGCAAGTTGCCCAGTTTTTACAGAAATACATGGGTAAGGCTCTGGGCCCACTTTTAATTATTACTGGGCTTATTTTACTAGAAATAATTACTATTCGTTTGCCGGGAGTGTCGCTTTCACAAAGACATCAAAGTAAACTTGCGGAATCCGGAGCTCCGGGCGCTTTTTTACTTGGTTTTATTTTCGCACTGGCGTTTTGTCCGATTTCTGCTGCGTTATATTTCGGAAGTCTTATCCCCTTGGCGATTAAAAGCAAAGCTGGAACATTGCTGCCATTTATTTACGGGGTAGGCACAGGTCTCCCGGTGCTTTTATTTGCTATAGCCATTGCCTTAGGCGTTACTTCAATGAGTCATTGGTTTCATAAGATCACGAGATTTGAACATTATACGCGTAGAATAACTGGTGGTATTTTTGTCCTTGTAGGGCTATATTACACTGGAGTTTATATCCTGAAACTATTTTAA